Within Citrus sinensis cultivar Valencia sweet orange chromosome 1, DVS_A1.0, whole genome shotgun sequence, the genomic segment TTTTAGTTACTAGTCCGCATGATTCGCCTCTGATCTGACATATAGGTCGGGGCGGGTTGTGTCAAAATAATTCAGTACGCCTGTTCAATTGTATTTCTGTTGCATTATGTGCGGAAATGATAATTGTTTTGTAGAACATCAAAGACcctaaattgatttttgagGCTACCTAAAGAAACACCCTGCAGCTCTAGCTCCTGATTGGTTTCTTAAAATCCAATCAAAATTGAAACACATAAGTGCCAAATAGAAATGTGGGCAACACTTACTAGGATCATTTGTCAAACGACTGAGCACTCCAAATTCCAAGGTCAGTGTTCCACCACCAGCGGTTGACGTTATCTAAACAGATCAAAACtggaatttcaaattttgtccTAGATTACAGAGGAGTAAAGAGTTATCATTACTagatgttaatttataaatgcaTTTCATCTTTTTGTTCAGACATCTACATCTCCACTCATTAAGAAACTATGTGCAGAACCATGCAGATTGAAAATAAACACTATTGCGTATGGGAAAACAGCATATGAACTATTACAAAAGTGAATAGTAGCAATGTACAAGTCAAAGATAGAATAAAATGTGCATTTAAAGGAAGGAGAATAGAGAAGCTTTGCCTTGCTTTCATGTTCATCAACTCCGTGCAAAAGGTTGACAGATCCAAATGGAATTCCTGCATACATCGCTTAaaacagttaaaaaaaaaaagtatgatGTCCTTGAATGCCAGTTATCAAACTATCTACATATCAGACAAAGAGAGAACGATTGATTGCAATGCAGAGATCAAAGCTAACAAATGCCTTAGTGTATCTACAGCGACAAAATGCCTTGCATAATGATAAACATCTTAACAActgaaattagaaagaaaatttcagtGTATCAAGTGTAGCCAATATCCAACCTTCTCAATTCATGCCTACTTCAATTACAGATGTATTAGCATCTAGTTCTGCATAATGAAAATTATCCACACCGCAAGATGCAAAAAGACATAAATTGCAGGTAGAATGCAAGAGATGCAGAAAAATACAGTGAGCAAAAACTTGCATATCATATCAAATATATCATGAAAGAATGATCCAGTAGTGACACCTGTTGGAGTGTCAAATGCAGGTAACAACCTCTGGGCTAGATCCTCAGCTAAGTTAAGTAGCTGATTGTCAtaagaaggaattttcatgCCCTGCAATCAAAAGatgtaagaaaataaaccaGTGAAACCTTAGAAGGTTCTACACAGCCAAAAACTCCTAATCATTCTAAAATGCCATGCAGATATGAAACATTTTCATAGATTTCTCCAGATTGTGCAACAGGTAAAAGTTCACGAGGCATAAGAAATTGCAGTGTGCTTTAAcaaatcaataatttcttcaaCAGATATAAAGCAAGGCCCAGATACTATTTAAGATCATTATAGCATTCAAACACAACTACAGAAAATGAGATAAATGCCTTTACTTTCTCAAATATCTATGTGAATCCTATAGATAATGAGAAGACACCTGAATTACCCTACATTGCCAAAGAAAACTTTCTACTACTTATAAGATCATGCAATTTGACTTCAATCAATTCTTCACGGTAACCTCCACCATGCATCAACGAATATTGTGCTTGCATTGATAATTGATAacacattaaaattaatgcatACTAACAGACCAAAAGTTTTTCTATCCACACACCACCAAGATTTGATGTCATACATAGCCaagaagaaaatcttaatgaagaagaaaaagaaagaaaaggatatTCCATAGCAATTGTACCGTAGCATAATCACTTGCAATAAGATGTGCAGAAAGTAAACCTCCAAGGACCCGGATGGTAGTCTCAAACACGGATACTGTTTTATTCTGCATAACATAATAAACAGAGAAGTTTAGATTGATAAGTTTGTTTAGAGATTGATGTAATACCAAATCCATTTTCAGTTTATTGAGGGACCAACTCTATACTGAGAAAAAGCTCagattaaatgttaataactcAATAAAGCAAAACCCAGGTTTCAACAAGATGAAAGACAGAGAAACTACCCAACATCACAAAGAAACAGAATAGGTACTTTGagtttgaatataattttgtgaCTGCAGCATCATTGTATATGGAAAATTCAACAGCGGCATCCTTAAGGAATTTGTAATGTGGGAATTAATGATAATTCTCTTTAGCAATTTAACATTCAACATTTATCGGCGACCGAAAATACTTCTATCTGCAACCAAACAGGCTGCTAACAcgtgaataatttttagaagcATAAGAGTTCTGAATATCATCAGTGATGATAATGTATTATTTGAGAGCATAAATGATATACCTTCTTATCGTACAATAAACTATAAAGTCATACAGATAGCTAAAAAGAAGATCAATCTTGTATTAAAGGACTATATCGTTCCAAAGGTGTCTTGAAGTAAAAATTGTGGTCCTAACCATTTTATACATAAGAGTTTGTCTGTTCAAGCCAATGATGCTGAATGAATTATTGAAACCAATAGAAGTAACCCCACAAGCATTAAACACCAATTTTCAAAAGAGCATTACTCACTATATCAAACTGAAGATTTTTACCAATCCATTCAACAGAGGTAGTGAAGCGTTCCCGGTCACCAAGTAAAGCCAATGTGTCCAATGAGTCAACCTGTGACAAAGGCAACAAACACTTCATGGCAAGAACTTAGGTAGATAAATGTGTAagtaaaattttggaaaatgaaaGGACTCTCTCACCAGAGTTAAGGCATAACCACCAAGCGAATCTTCTCCTTCACACGATAAAGGTCTCAATTCATCAAGTGGAAAAGCATGCTCCATATATCCATCAAAGGCATGATAGAACATTTCACGCACCTAACGcattaaaatgaaaagtaaatagACTTTAGAAAATGACATAATCTCAAATGAGGCAGTGTATGTACTTTAGAAAATGACATAATCTCAAATGAGCCAATATATCACTCAGAATCATCTAAATGCGAACTATGTAAAAGCTGTCAAATACTTAAGAACAGAAACTCATTACCAATTGAACAAGATCTTTGACGGTAAAATGTGAATACCCAACAAAGCAAAAGGACAACTTTAGTTAAAAGTCAAGCTTGAACACTACCTTCCATTCAAACAAGTAAAAATtggtgtaaaataataataataataataataataataaaatatatttataaaaataaataaatgaccCCATATTGAAACAAAGACACCATCAATCAGCTTTTAAGCGCTAATCTATTTGGTCAAGGTCATGAAGTACTgtaaaaaccaaataaaatcaaaattcaagatTATTTCTTCCAAGAGTTTTCAGCATTGAATCCGGTGGCAGATAGAAGCAGTAATATGATCAAAATTCAACTTAATATCCAATGGAAGATTCAAGCAGCAATACTATCACCACCAAAAAGAGCGTAAAAGGATTAGCATCACCACTTGGATCATATCCAATGGCAGAAACAAGCAgtaatatatgataaaaattcaacttaataaatcttcaaaaactaaaaaagaatcatggagttgtttttttccttcacTGTTATTGCCATTACCTCATCTCTGAGTTGTCTAGCTTCTTCGGCGGTGACGCCATCTGCGAGACTTCTGCATATGAAAAAGTTTCCGGAAAGTAATATTGAAACCAAAAACAAGAACCCAAATGATTGTTTTGAAGTTCCCATAGATCTTTGTTAATTGTTATGGCAAGACCAAGAAAAGCATTTGCTTGCTTTTGAAGCTCCGTTCTGTTCTGTCTTTACTCTGCTTTCGTTTCGGTTGTTTCTACCGTACCCACCTGGGCTTTCGTCGGGCTTTAACTTTTTAGGCTATAtcattgaatgaaaatttaccGCGGGTATTAATTACAGGATTAATCAGCCACTAAGAACGATAATCCCTATTCCCtaattcccccccccccccccccccaaccaaaaaaaactCATCCCAGACTTGTCTTCTCTTTAGTATTTTTGGAAACAGGGacaaatttcagattttaaattatttaatttgcctaaaaatacttaaaaataaattagttatttgtttgttttaagtACGTAACATGttgaatataatttacatGTTAAAATATGTGTGTTTTAAATGTTGAGTAATATTAAAGATCTCAACAATTGAGTTCCAATTAATCATTCATctagaataataattttataacttaaaatttacatgaaTGACACATATACATGTGATTCACATGTATGTTCTTCAAACTTTAGGAGCTGCataatttgatcaaaattatttcattacataattaattgttcacattataattaagtgtgcacattattattaaattacttgTTTTGCAAGCATTGATTTCAATTTGAAGAAAGGGAAGTGAGGTGTTGATACTGAAATCTAGTCGTCCTTTGCCCGATCAGATTGGCTCACCAACGATTGTACTGACAACGATGAGAATGCTACACTCCACAAACTTTTGCAATTACACAAACTCCTGAGACTCAAATCTCCCTTCTTCCTCCTTCAAGACATGCGTTCACAGAAACAAATCAGAGGCGCCTGTGATTTTTCCGACGAAAACCTTCCGATGCTTAAGTTAGTATGCGAGGTTTTCGAAAAAATTGTGTAATTTAAGTTCGTGCACATTCACAACAATGTTCTCAAAGAAAAGTGTATTAAGGCTTCTATAAAGTTAAACTCTTATGTCAATTTAGCAAAAATTTCCCTCTGTCTTTTTGTATATCCCTTTCTTAATCGATTTTCCCAGCTTTTATAGGCAATCACCGCACGTTCATAGAGCATTTCCCATGTCCATTATACTCTAGCGATCAAGGGCCCTAACGGGGTCCAATTATCAAACGTGGGACGTCGTGTTCTCCCCAGCAGTTTGGGGCGTGACGAAATTGTCGCATTGTTGCGAAATTGTGTCTGCTTTCTGAACGACAAGCTTATGATCGGTACAAGTTGCTGGTCGGTATGCGTTTCTGGTCGGTGCGtgtttcataaaaaatacGCCACCAGAAATCTGCTCATACCATTTAGCCGAGGAGATTCGTTCTCGACTAGGAATGGGGACATGTTCGATTGGTGCTTTTTTAATTCCCAAACATCAGGagttcaaaaatcaaaatcatcatcaatcactctctctctctttctcacaCATCCCAAAAATCACCAGCTTCAGTGCCTCACTCTTACAGCAGCAACACCACCCTTACAAAACAGTCATTTCAATGGTAGATTATGGaatgatgataaaattatacaaacaAACAACCCAATAATACTTATATTCCTACTCCTACTGTGACAAAGGATAAGGACTATGAATTCATTTAGTAAGTAATATTATTCGCTGTTTTTAGTTGTAGTGCTATCTGAATATTGTAAAGCTGTATTCTCCTCAACTCTCTCGGCTCAACCATGTCCACGTCTTCTCAAGAGAAGTATTTTGCTATCAACAAACTTGCAGCGTGAAAGTGAAACGGTGAAACAAAGTGTTAGTGGTTGGGATCATGGCCAATAATAAACCAGAAAGAATAATTACTGTTACCCCTCAAATGAATCGAACGAAGTCACTGTCGAGCGTTGAATGTTGATCGTGATGCTGCTGGGATCCGGCTTTGGCTATGGCATTGCCGGTGATAAGAGCGGGAGAACACTAGTCGGACCTAATCATCCTGGTTTTGGATCTTTCCCCGGTTTTCCTAAGCAAGGGCCTTTGCCTGGGCATGCTCGTGTCCGTTTTGATCCCATCGGCTCTCCTGGCGTTCCTGGATTTGAACCTCATGGATTCATCAGAAACCCACCAAGATCTTCACCTCATCCAGACCTCCTGCATCACCCTAGTGGTTCTGATTTCAACTTCTAAGATTGCAACTTCGGACGCgtttaattaattgctttgtttcatgttttttcttttttttttcttaatcttttttcttgaGTATTCtgttttaactaaaaatagcAATCAAGAGCTTTTCTTTCTACATTATTTACAGGGTCAAgctattttattaaatattggacttaattattttttttgtacagATTAGAAATAAGATTGTAAGACCCAATTAATCAGAAAACAAGACGAATAGTAAATTAAATTCCTataaaaatcatcatcatcatcatcaatctaTCTCATTCTCAAACATCCAAAACACATCAGCCTCAGCCACAACACTACCCTTCAAACTACACTCCAATCAGGGTAATTTCAACAGCAGATACTGAAGATTTTGCTGCAAATCTCTGTTAAAAGTAAATCAAACTTTTCCTATCTTGACAAACAAGTTTAAAGCTCCAATGATGCATGTAAATAACAAGCCTCACCAGATGACATTCTTATAAAAAGACATGAAgttacaaaatatgaaattaacttTCCTACATGACTTATAACAAACATCAAAAAATCAGCAATTCATGCCATTTAGAGACTGACCACAACATATTGATACCATCAGAACCAATTCTCTTATAGACCTGCCTTGCACAAGTGTGCAATATGCATGGAGTGAAGTCATACTTgcgaaaaaaattttataagtacAGACTTTTATAGTTCCTCcatgaaatgaataaatttgggacaaaaaaaaaaagacaacaaCTGCGGTCAAAGAACTGTAGAAGTTTACATAAATGTCACATGGAAAGCTGATTCAACTGGGTATGTTATCTGCAGTCAGTTCATGCCTGCAACAAGGAACGACAGAGATTATGCACTGCATAACATCAATAAGTATCTCCAAGAATGTATTACACATTCAATGttaataaataactaaactaTTTTTCCAATTTATCTGTGACAACTTGACCTACATATGTTCTACATGTGTAAGTCTAGCAGAAAGaatcacacacaaaaaaatggTATACATCTGGAAGTTCAATTTCAAAGGAACAACAATTAAAGACCCTAAcagaaaatttgtttttggaaattaaaaatctacCACAAGTAACATACCttctgttttttcttctttggtcTCCTCTTTCTTCGGGGTTTATGAGCATCCGAGTTTGAACTTAGATTACTACTATGACCTGTTATTGTATTTGAAGACCCTCTGGCTCTGAAGGAAGATTCGCTTCTGCTATTTGATGTATTGCTGGATGTAGACATTTCAGCCCTCTgtattgatgaattttttctCGATGAGGATCCAAACCTCGATTGAGACTGTACTGAGCTTGGAAAAGTATTGGTTGATGGTCGGGGAGGAGGCATTAGAGCTCTAGCAGAATTCTGCCTCTATACAGACAAGTGGAGAAAAGGATGTGTGCATTTAAACAGttgtcattattatatttacttattgattaaaaatattcaaagcAGATAAAAACCTGATTCCTTTCATCACTGGACATGCCAGATGCTGCTTTACCAGAAGCGCTAGAAGCCTGTTCTCtgcaaacaacaaaacaagaatGCCAAATGCACCTTTCATCAATATTATAGGATATAGACAACCAAATAgcatataaaatgataaaaaggtTGATGAAAAGTTATAAATGCAGGTAGAATTCCGCTTAAAAGACAAACTATGACgaccaatttattaattttggaaGTCAAACTAAAAGGCTATTGGTTTGGAAAGGCAAGAAACCTTAACTTCAGAAGTCCCAACTCCCACCATTCCCACTTGTCAATGcaaatttgacttggaatgaGGACAAAATTGAAACTAGACATATAACATATGTCTAACACATCGAAGAATATCATCAGCCATGTGATTATACATATAGCAATTCATTTGCTTCATTGTAGATCATCCAGAAATCAAATTTCCACTTATTGAATAAAGCCCCTTGCTCTTATATTGTTTGCAgtatcttttatttcttcacttCTTCTGTACAATTTACAGCAAATGACAATTTCTCAGCAAATAACAGAGAGATTGTGTCATACAATATCAATTGAAGCAATGCAAGATCCCACTTCCTAAAATTCTACATGATCACAAAACATTATGTTCACAACGCATGTATGCAAGGGTAATTGTACTTCAACCTATATATCATTCATAAGActtcaaattttgatattagtttactttttaaaagtGAAAAGGAGTAAACATAAATTCAGAATATAGACCTAAACAAACCAAATTGCAGTAGTATCATATCTGCTCACAAATACCTTGTACTTTTGTCAGTCCATTCATCATCTGCATCCGCCTCATCACTTGAACTTCCAGTTAAGAAGAAGTCATCGTCGCTTAAATCCAAAAGTCCGTCATCTTCACTTCCTGTTTCTGTTACAAGAAAACCAATGAAAGTTTTATTTATCCCGATGATAATAGCAAtatattttaccaaatttaCAGTAACAACAAAGCACTCATGGAAAGATCTTTTAGATGGTCACACCACTTAGTATCTCAGGATTGAGAACCAAAGAGTCATATGCTTATAAATTGACAATATAAAACAACATTGCTTAACCAATAATTTCACTGCATGTGTACTCCAAAACGGATTcacaatacaaaattaaactaGTTTGGCTTTATTTCATGAAGATAACTATCTCATAGTCCACATGTATAACACCTTAATAGAATACTTACAAGTTTGCATGTTGCACATTAAGCACAGACAAGCAGGCACATAATGCAGTATTTGttcctaaatttttaacaatgaATACAATCTACAGTTATCAACCGCATATAATGCCATGCTCCAGTCCAGTAATCAATGCTACAAAGCAAAGAGCTGATAAAAGCAAGAACAAGAAGATACCTTCCAAATCCTTCCCACTGGCAGCAGCAGCAATTAAATTGGCTTTGATCTGCTTACGCAATCTATTTCTCCTATCAACGATGTCAGAGTCATCACCTCCAGTAAATAAAGAAACATATTTCTCGGTCTTTGGAAAGAACTGCAATTTCAAATACAGCACATTCAGCTCTGGAGCCAACAACAACATCTCATCAAAATATAGGTGTGGGAAATGGCATTGCTGAATGGCCTATCATCAACACATCTTAATCACAAAGAGATTAGCACAGAACTCTTGTAATTGCTCATGAAAGTATCATAGCATTaactcaataattttaaaataagagtaatatATGTTGTATACACAcgcacacgcacacacacatagAGAGAACAAGCACCTATACAGAGCTTACCCTAACATATTCAAGATCTTCCTTCAACTTAGAAAGCTGCTCAGCATCTTGAGCTTGACCAGACGAAGTACGTTGAAGCTTCTCCAAACGACGTATTCTTCTTTCAATCTTCCTCCTCTCTAAACACAGCAACCATTtcacatttaattaaaaaaaagaaagaaacactCAACATTTTACATTCAAAAGGTGTAACGAAAACAAAAGCACATACCGAAAAACTTTATCTTCCTGTCTCGCAAAAATATCTTGCGTTCCACAGCAAGACGTGTGTGAATCTCCTGCTGTTTCTTGAGCTCTTCCAACTTCTTTTGCTGCGCCTCTCTAACTTCCGCCGGAAGTTCcttcaacaaataaaataatattgttgttgttgcaacttcaaaatcaactaattttgaatttcacaaAAATGAACTGAAGAGCGAAGGGGTAGTAAGGTAATTCATACCTTGCGGAGCATGCGTTCGACGGAACGAATCTGGTTTTTGAGAGAAACTGATTTAGGTTTAGGTTTCTTTTCGACAGCCAGGCCTTTTGATCGCCGACCTACAGGCTTGCGCTCGGCGAGTCGGCGCTTGCCATAGCCACCGTGGGCCATAGTCGAAGACGATAGTCCCTATATGGCAGCGAGTAGTCGGAGAGAGATTGATTTTCACCTTTATTATTTATCCGAAAATTGTGAGAATGAGTGCTTTGGTACTGTTTTGCCCTAACTAGGGctgtttgttttgcttttcAATTAGGTTGAATTCAATGAATGAATGACAATGATGGCCTCACTTGTCTCTGTCTAGGGGCGGACTTTGCAGAAGCCGAGCTTCTGGCCATTACATATTTTACTGTCATTTTTCTCAATTACTTTCCCTTTTCTGGTAGtccaaattttttgaaatacgGCCAATCCTGGAACAAGAATTTAGTAATAGAATTTGTTCaagaagaataaataataCGGTTGATGTGACCATccatacaataaaatttaaaacaataatgtccgcgagtatattaaaaaataaaaattgtaaagttACGTCAgctgtaatatttattttacttggtcggttgattttttaatgaagttaATAAGTcaaaagttttttcttttttggttttcaatgatttttttttataataatattttgattgatATTGGGGTAATGAGATTTGGTCTGTTTCGTTTGTTCTCTATATAAACTGACGCTCTTGGTATGTAGcgtattttattattaactcataATGAAACCATTCAATAATAACACctcataattttcataatttcatattacaAACTAACATCGCAAAATTGAGATTGCCGATGTTGAAGTAAATTTCAGTGTATCCCGCCTAAGTAAGTACTTTTAGTATTGAAATCAGAGAGGAAGTTAATCTGatacaattttatcctaatCATATACCGAGGCAAGAACACTGAAACGAGGGTCTTCTCTTGTACTTGTAAACCTTACCATTTCAAGGATGTAGAAACAAGAAGTTTTCTCGCAAATTTACAGCTTGAATGGTATTCAATTTGGATAACGGATTTTCTTGTAGTAAAATTTTAGAGAATACTAGTTCATAATCGAACTTCCTAATCCTATCCATACAAGATAAAAACAGTAATGCCCCCTGCAATGGTAATGGGAAGCGATAACCAatgaagattgaaaatttgattttaaaggaCGATGGGTTGTTCTCCTTCAAGTTCTGatataacaattaatgaatCTGTCAATGTAAGGGATAGTGGTTCGGACTTTGGAACTGGATTAATAACCTGCAATATAATGTATGTAAGGATTAGATGTCTGAAACGTACAAGTTTGAAACCAAATGAAAGGATGTACCTTCTTGTTGTCCTTCACATAACCTATGGCTACTTCTCTCCGTAGATGAGCTCTCTCAGAAAGCTCGAAGAATGATGGATTCTCTCCCTCTTTCATGTACAGGCTAATATCCTGTCAGAAGAGACACAGGcaagtaaaatataaactaattGCATTTTACCAGGAGGGATGGACATTGCATAATTGCGTAATACAACTGACACAGTTGTTAAACTCGATTCAAAGCAATAGGTATGCTTGATGCTATCCATTTTAGATAATCGCGTGAACACAATAACTTTACATACCACTGGGgtgtataagaaaaataagatgAGAACTATGCAGGTACCTTTACATATATTTCATCACCTTCAGCATTGAGAATGTCTTTCCACACCTCATTCAGTTCATTGTTCTCCACAACTGTTAAGCAGAATGAAGAATTACTCttccaaatttaaaaaaaaaaaaccaattgtATAAATACTGAGATAGCAAGTATAAAGATTCAGAACCTTGAGCTGTTACAAGGCTCATTATTTCCTCAGCAGCAATATAAGTGAGGGATGGCTTATTTCTTGCAATCTGTTAGGGATTGCGGGAGTTTAGTGAAAACCATTGACATGGGAACTGCTCAttgcaaaagaagaaaatctgAAATAAGAAAATGGAATGAGGCTTCTGTAGGAAGTATTTATTACTTGTTTTCCCAGTTTTGAGTCAACAATCTCAGCAACTAGATTTTGTACCTGCaaaaatattagtatttaaCCATACAATCCCAAATgtaaattcttaaaaattaagaatgagtACAAATATTGGTAACAAGTTATTTCTCCTAAATCAAACTCACCTTCACTCCAAGTTTGTTACAGATATTTTCAGCAAGAAGAAGAGAATATGCAGACTGTTTATCTGCCCTGGAAGGATCTGAAGAGAGGATTGTTAATGCAAAGCTACATTTGATTTAGCCTACTGaaatatcattactcattacCTCCAAGAAGCCATTCTCTATCAGATATAACAACGATTGATAGGGGAAGTTCTTCGCCATccttgaaagaattttgaatgTTCATAATTGTATCCTTCAAGGTCTCAAAGTTCAACGGGTTCCCAATCTGCAGCATATGAATGAATTGTAAATAGATATTTGAAGGTTTTCTACAAAGAAAGCAGAAAATAtcatccaagaaaaataaaaaagaagttcTGCTCAATGGTGGTCTAAAGATGGTACCTTATGGAAGACCTGCACGTTCTTCAATTTTCCATGACCAATAGCATTGCTGGCCCTCTTCCTGTCATCTAATGGTACATCAGACAATATTTCCTGCATAAAGGACATTTATGAACTGTAAAGCCTGTATCATCTATATAATTTACGTGacagaagaaaattaaataggtTCCATCgaagtttcaaaaatatattttgtttggtGGTCCCAATAGTGAGATTAATACAAGATATCAGCCACCAAAATAACATTAGTCTACAGTATCAATAATGTTAGCCTAAACGCTGAAACGTATTATTGCAAAGCATAGGTGAGTTCGGATTGACAGGTGGTTCACAAATGTTCAATAAGGCTTTTAAGTTCTTTGATGACTGAAAACGGGGAGCACaatagttaatttttctttttctagtccccccccccccccctctctcTTACAATGGTTAATTGGTTATAACTTTAAAGTGAATCTGGGCATACTGATCACAAGGAAGATGCTCAAGATATTTCCTGTTACAGAGAAGCCGAAAAAAGTgagataatgataatattttcctACACAAAAGCACAGGAATGAATGGTCGGGATGTCTGGATCTACTCCAACTTTAAGTTACATCTCTACTCATCGTTTATGGCATCAAATATGATACATGATGCTCAGAATCTGCTCATCTGACTCTCAAAATTTCTTAAGTACTCCTCGATCAACATATCCTGGATGATTGAGAACCTCAAtgtcaaaaatgaaaaaattatgctatGGTACATTTAATAAGAACACCTCCCAGATATTTGTGTTCTTCCCCACGCAGCCTGCATTTACTCTCTTCGAGTTTCAACAACAAAACTGAG encodes:
- the LOC102612014 gene encoding rRNA-processing protein EFG1 isoform X1, which translates into the protein MAHGGYGKRRLAERKPVGRRSKGLAVEKKPKPKSVSLKNQIRSVERMLRKELPAEVREAQQKKLEELKKQQEIHTRLAVERKIFLRDRKIKFFERRKIERRIRRLEKLQRTSSGQAQDAEQLSKLKEDLEYVRFFPKTEKYVSLFTGGDDSDIVDRRNRLRKQIKANLIAAAASGKDLEETGSEDDGLLDLSDDDFFLTGSSSDEADADDEWTDKSTREQASSASGKAASGMSSDERNQRQNSARALMPPPRPSTNTFPSSVQSQSRFGSSSRKNSSIQRAEMSTSSNTSNSRSESSFRARGSSNTITGHSSNLSSNSDAHKPRRKRRPKKKKQKA
- the LOC102612014 gene encoding rRNA-processing protein EFG1 isoform X2, encoding MAHGGYGKRRLAERKPVGRRSKGLAVEKKPKPKSVSLKNQIRSVERMLRKELPAEVREAQQKKLEELKKQQEIHTRLAVERKIFLRDRKIKFFERRKIERRIRRLEKLQRTSSGQAQDAEQLSKLKEDLEYVRFFPKTEKYVSLFTGGDDSDIVDRRNRLRKQIKANLIAAAASGKDLEETGSEDDGLLDLSDDDFFLTGSSSDEADADDEWTDKSTREQASSASGKAASGMSSDERNQNSARALMPPPRPSTNTFPSSVQSQSRFGSSSRKNSSIQRAEMSTSSNTSNSRSESSFRARGSSNTITGHSSNLSSNSDAHKPRRKRRPKKKKQKA